The Arachis ipaensis cultivar K30076 chromosome B07, Araip1.1, whole genome shotgun sequence genomic interval CAGGATATTTTAAGCACCGTAAGTCGTTAATGTATTGATGTATTGAAAACGTTGATTGAAAAGGCAGCCATATTCCCATGTCAGGTGTATATAAAAAACAAGTGCCAGATGCAGCCATTGCATGAATCTTGTACACTTAAACATGCTGCTTAGTCTATGACAAGGAAGAGTTTGTTTATATACGTATATCATCATTGCGTAATCCAAATGTCTAAGTTATGAATGATGGAACAATATATAAAACTAAAATTGCAATTGTCAAATATGAGTGCTGTATTAGCATCgcctcatgcttttcccttttaacAAAAGTGAAATATAATTGATCCAGAAATTTGATGGAAAGCCTAAAAACACACGTAGAAATGAAGGTGCAAAGCCGCAGTAGAGAATATAATCTATATCTTGGATGGTCTCCAGAATAAGAATATCTATCCAAATTTTTTAGACTCGAATTGAAAGTGAATGTTTTTCTCTACGAGAAATGATCATGTTTAAAACAAACATGACGTGAACCTACTCCGTTTCCTCAATTATGTCGCAACGAAAGACAAAAGGATATCAAAGATAGGTTTTGGAAGGATAATATTTGTTCACAAATATAGCAGGCGGAATGAAGTCATTAGTGTAGAGCAAAATTCAaaacattcaaaattcaatagataaaagatcttgagccaagagaaaacaaaaaacagtgAATCATAAAACTACCAAGCACTCATGTCTATTCCTTCGAGATTTTAAGCAGTGACGGCCTGTTGTGCGGCAGTCCTTTTCCTAGCTTCCTCAATGATTGTAAGCTTGATACCCTTGCCCTTTGGAAGTGACACCCACGGCTTTGATCCCTTGCCAATGGTGAACACATTGCCCATACGGGTTGCAAATTCATGTCCCATGGCATCCTGAACATGGATTGTCTCAAAACTTCCCTTATGCTTCTCCCTGTTCTTGATCACTCCAACACGCCCTCTGTTCCTTCCACCAGTGACCATAACAACATTCCCAACATCGAATTTGATGAAATCAACAATCTTGTTTTCCTCAAGATCCAACTTAATGGTGTCATTAGCCCTGATGAGAGGATCAGGATAGCGGATGGTGCGACCATCATAGGTGTTCAGGTATGGGATACCCTTTTGCCCAAATTGAACTGAACGAACTTTACAGAGCTTAAACTGCAATATAAACCATTGCAAGAAAAATCAGTGAAAGCTAAGTGGGAATTATCGATAAGATAATGGCATGtaaattttttcaaataaaataaccCAAATAGTTAACTATATACAAATCAGAATCATCAAAATGAGTTCGCTCGCATATGTGAAGAACCTGTCACTATAAAATGTCAAAGATATTCTGCTCTGTAATACATGTTAGCATGTAAtatcactatatatatataattttggaaGAC includes:
- the LOC107608642 gene encoding 40S ribosomal protein S4-1, with amino-acid sequence MARGLKKHLKRLNAPKHWMLDKLGGAFAPKPSSGPHKSRECLPLILILRNRLKYALTYREVIAILMQRHVLVDNKVRTDKTYPAGFMDVVSIPKTNENFRLLYDTKGRFRLHSIRDEEAKFKLCKVRSVQFGQKGIPYLNTYDGRTIRYPDPLIRANDTIKLDLEENKIVDFIKFDVGNVVMVTGGRNRGRVGVIKNREKHKGSFETIHVQDAMGHEFATRMGNVFTIGKGSKPWVSLPKGKGIKLTIIEEARKRTAAQQAVTA